A portion of the Cellulophaga algicola DSM 14237 genome contains these proteins:
- a CDS encoding prephenate dehydratase has translation MKLKIAIQGVKGSNHHQVAKDYFGENIELVECMSFDELVCQTLSGRADQAVMAIENSIAGSIIPNYALIHHNNLHVIGEHFLNIHHNLMVLPGQKIEDIKEVHSHPMALLQCKDFLKSYAHIKLVEAVDTAETAQQIQEKQLMNIAAIAPKAAAELYGLEIIANEIQTISNNSTRFLIINKENKALPPEEINKASIRFIADHKRGSLAALLNVMSDCNLNLTKIQSLPVIERPWKYAFFVDVTFDAYQDFTKAKSLLEIMTEEFKILGEYKNARV, from the coding sequence ATGAAATTAAAAATAGCCATACAAGGAGTAAAAGGTTCTAACCACCATCAAGTGGCGAAAGATTACTTTGGAGAAAACATTGAACTGGTAGAATGCATGTCTTTTGACGAGCTAGTTTGTCAAACTTTATCAGGAAGAGCAGACCAAGCTGTTATGGCTATAGAGAATTCTATTGCAGGTTCTATAATTCCAAACTATGCATTGATTCATCATAATAATTTGCATGTTATTGGAGAGCATTTTTTAAATATCCATCATAATTTAATGGTTCTTCCAGGTCAGAAAATTGAAGATATTAAAGAAGTACATTCACATCCTATGGCGTTGTTGCAGTGTAAAGATTTTTTAAAATCGTATGCACATATTAAATTGGTAGAAGCGGTAGATACTGCTGAAACAGCGCAACAAATTCAAGAAAAGCAATTAATGAATATTGCGGCAATTGCACCTAAAGCTGCGGCAGAATTATATGGTTTAGAGATTATTGCCAATGAGATACAGACCATCAGCAATAATTCAACTCGTTTCTTAATCATCAATAAAGAAAATAAAGCGTTGCCGCCAGAAGAAATCAATAAAGCTTCTATACGTTTTATTGCAGATCACAAACGAGGTAGTTTGGCAGCATTGCTAAATGTAATGAGTGATTGTAATTTAAATTTAACTAAAATACAATCGTTACCCGTTATTGAGCGCCCATGGAAGTATGCATTTTTTGTTGATGTTACTTTTGATGCGTATCAGGATTTCACAAAAGCAAAATCGCTTTTAGAAATTATGACGGAAGAATTTAAAATATTAGGAGAATATAAAAACGCTAGAGTATGA
- a CDS encoding pyridoxal phosphate-dependent aminotransferase, whose translation MIITADRLNTVEEYYFSKKLREVRGLMAEGKPIINMGIGSPDLAPSEDVIKAVQEAVTDAGAHQYQSYQGLPEFREAIVNFYSNYYDVLVNPLTEVLPLMGSKEGIMHISMAFLNPGDEALIPNPGYPTYTSVTKLVGAAPKYYDLTAASKWFPDLEVLEEQDVSKVKVMWVSYPHMPTGASATKDQFKALIAFAKRNDILLINDNPYSFVLNATPESILSIDGAKDVALELNSLSKTFNMAGWRVGMVLGSEAHISAILKVKSNMDSGMFYGIQKGAIAALKSSQDWFDGLNEIYEKRKALMLQLADKLGCSYDENAVGMFVWAKLPEGAVSAEEFIDDILYTKNIFITPGTIFGSNGEGYIRFSLCVTEDKIKEAISRF comes from the coding sequence ATGATCATAACTGCAGATCGGCTAAATACCGTAGAAGAATACTACTTTTCAAAAAAACTAAGAGAAGTTCGCGGATTAATGGCTGAAGGAAAACCAATCATTAATATGGGTATTGGTAGTCCAGACTTAGCACCTTCAGAGGATGTGATAAAAGCAGTACAGGAAGCTGTAACGGATGCTGGTGCACATCAATACCAAAGTTACCAAGGTTTACCAGAATTTAGAGAGGCTATTGTTAATTTTTATAGTAACTACTATGATGTTCTTGTTAATCCGTTAACGGAGGTTCTTCCTTTAATGGGCTCTAAAGAGGGAATCATGCATATTAGCATGGCATTTTTGAACCCTGGAGATGAGGCACTAATACCTAACCCTGGCTACCCTACCTATACATCGGTAACTAAGCTAGTAGGAGCGGCGCCAAAATATTACGATCTAACGGCAGCTTCTAAATGGTTTCCAGATTTAGAAGTTTTAGAGGAACAAGATGTATCTAAAGTAAAAGTAATGTGGGTTTCGTATCCGCATATGCCTACAGGGGCTTCAGCTACCAAAGATCAATTTAAAGCATTAATTGCTTTTGCTAAGCGAAATGATATTTTATTGATTAATGATAATCCTTATAGTTTTGTGCTGAATGCCACTCCAGAAAGTATTTTAAGTATTGATGGGGCTAAAGATGTTGCTTTAGAACTTAATTCTTTAAGTAAAACATTTAACATGGCTGGTTGGCGTGTAGGAATGGTTTTAGGTAGTGAGGCGCATATTAGTGCTATTTTAAAAGTTAAAAGTAATATGGATTCAGGTATGTTTTACGGCATACAGAAAGGAGCTATTGCAGCATTGAAAAGTAGCCAAGATTGGTTTGATGGATTGAATGAAATCTATGAAAAGCGTAAAGCCTTAATGTTGCAATTAGCAGATAAACTAGGTTGTTCGTATGATGAAAATGCGGTAGGCATGTTTGTTTGGGCAAAATTACCAGAAGGAGCAGTATCTGCAGAGGAATTTATTGATGACATACTTTATACGAAAAATATTTTCATCACTCCAGGAACTATTTTCGGAAGTAATGGAGAAGGGTATATTCGTTTTTCACTTTGTGTAACTGAGGATAAAATTAAAGAAGCGATTAGTCGGTTTTAA
- a CDS encoding prephenate dehydrogenase — protein sequence MNVFIVGVGLIGGSMAKDIKVNNPNAVIYGIDTNEKHIEEALSIKLIDKKASYDDLSIADIVIISVPVDVMVFELPKVLDVVNDDAVVLDAGSTKALICNAVASHPKRRNFLACHPIAGTEFSGPSAAINDLFRGKTNIICEVEKTAFKLQERALTVFQKLGMRIRYMNPEAHDKHIAYVSHLSHISSFMLGKTVIEKEKNERDIFDMAGSGFESTVRLAKSSPAMWTPIFKQNKANVVETLDEYIQNLKAFKQMLLEDDFEGIYNEMNSTNRIKEILNGIPLNKK from the coding sequence ATGAACGTATTTATTGTAGGTGTCGGATTAATAGGAGGATCAATGGCTAAGGATATAAAAGTTAATAATCCTAATGCAGTGATTTATGGTATCGATACCAACGAAAAACATATCGAAGAAGCTTTATCAATTAAATTAATTGATAAAAAAGCTAGTTATGATGATTTGTCAATAGCGGATATCGTAATCATCTCAGTGCCTGTAGATGTTATGGTTTTTGAGCTTCCTAAAGTGTTGGATGTCGTAAATGATGATGCTGTTGTGTTGGATGCAGGCTCTACAAAAGCTTTAATTTGTAACGCTGTAGCTTCACATCCTAAAAGAAGAAATTTTTTAGCATGTCATCCTATAGCAGGAACAGAGTTTTCTGGCCCATCGGCAGCAATTAATGATTTGTTTCGAGGCAAAACAAATATTATTTGTGAGGTCGAAAAAACAGCCTTCAAATTGCAAGAAAGAGCACTGACTGTTTTTCAGAAATTAGGGATGCGAATTCGGTATATGAATCCGGAAGCGCATGATAAACATATTGCTTATGTATCACATTTGTCGCATATCAGTTCCTTTATGCTGGGAAAAACGGTAATTGAGAAAGAGAAAAACGAGCGAGATATCTTTGATATGGCGGGCAGTGGATTTGAAAGTACGGTTCGTTTGGCAAAAAGTTCACCAGCAATGTGGACCCCGATTTTTAAACAGAACAAAGCTAATGTTGTAGAGACTTTAGATGAATACATACAAAACCTGAAAGCTTTTAAACAAATGCTTTTAGAAGATGATTTTGAAGGTATTTACAATGAAATGAATAGTACCAATAGAATAAAAGAAATATTAAACGGAATACCACTTAATAAAAAATAG
- a CDS encoding bifunctional 3-deoxy-7-phosphoheptulonate synthase/chorismate mutase type II — protein sequence MENSKQMRTWLDDMKLDHPLVIAGPCSAETEEQVLKIAHQLKDTDVNYYRAGIWKPRTRPGMFEGVGALGLKWLQKVKAETGMKTCTEVANAAHVKLALEHDIDLLWIGARSTVSPFIMQEIADALGETDKIVLVKNPVNPDLALWLGGIERLKTAGVKNLGAIHRGFSTYEKTKYRNIPEWQIAIEFQNKFPDLPLINDPSHITGNREMIFDVCQTALDLNFDGLMVETHFDPENAWSDAAQQVTPEKLIQIMRDLKIRKESDPEAEYNSELSNLRAQIDVVDAQLIEMLGKRMKISDGIGGLKKQKNVAVLQSNRWNQILGAMILEGESKGLSEEFVLKMFKAIHQESINHQEKVINS from the coding sequence ATGGAGAATTCAAAACAAATGAGAACATGGTTGGATGATATGAAACTAGATCATCCTCTAGTAATAGCAGGGCCATGTAGTGCGGAAACGGAAGAGCAAGTACTAAAAATTGCACATCAATTAAAAGATACTGATGTAAATTATTACCGCGCTGGTATTTGGAAACCAAGAACTCGTCCTGGAATGTTTGAGGGGGTAGGAGCTTTAGGTTTAAAGTGGTTACAAAAAGTTAAGGCAGAAACAGGTATGAAAACTTGTACAGAAGTTGCTAATGCAGCTCATGTAAAGTTAGCTTTAGAGCATGATATTGATTTGTTATGGATTGGTGCGCGTTCTACGGTGAGCCCTTTTATTATGCAAGAAATTGCAGATGCTTTAGGAGAAACAGATAAAATTGTATTGGTTAAAAATCCTGTAAACCCAGATTTAGCACTTTGGTTAGGTGGTATTGAAAGATTAAAAACAGCTGGTGTTAAAAATTTAGGAGCAATTCATAGAGGTTTCTCTACATATGAGAAAACAAAATATAGAAATATTCCAGAATGGCAGATAGCGATTGAGTTTCAGAATAAATTTCCAGATTTACCTTTAATCAACGATCCATCTCATATTACAGGAAATAGAGAAATGATTTTTGATGTATGTCAGACAGCATTAGATCTTAATTTTGATGGCTTAATGGTAGAAACACATTTTGATCCTGAAAATGCTTGGAGTGATGCAGCACAGCAAGTGACTCCAGAAAAATTAATTCAGATCATGCGTGATTTGAAAATTAGAAAAGAATCTGATCCTGAAGCTGAATATAATAGCGAATTGAGTAATTTAAGAGCTCAGATAGATGTTGTAGATGCTCAATTAATTGAGATGCTAGGGAAGAGAATGAAAATTTCTGATGGTATTGGAGGTTTAAAAAAGCAAAAAAATGTTGCTGTTCTTCAATCAAACAGATGGAATCAAATTTTGGGTGCAATGATCTTAGAAGGAGAATCTAAAGGACTGAGCGAAGAGTTTGTTTTAAAAATGTTTAAAGCAATTCATCAAGAATCCATAAACCACCAAGAGAAAGTTATAAACTCTTAA
- a CDS encoding head GIN domain-containing protein gives MKNLLLASFFLITLSAFSQRIVDRDMGNFHEVKVFDLIEVNLIKSEENKVLIKGKNVDDISLVNKNGVLKIRMILDKIFHGEDTFVEVYYKELSLIDGNEGAKITSNATIEQNMIELKTQEGAQIKVGLDVDYLKVRAVTGGIVEASGMAKNQEVVLNTGGIFEGRELRTEMATVKITAAGEAEVYASKKIDIKIKAGGDVNVYGNPKQVNKNIFAGGRVRIME, from the coding sequence ATGAAAAATTTACTACTCGCATCCTTTTTTCTGATAACTCTTAGTGCTTTCTCGCAACGGATTGTAGATAGAGATATGGGCAACTTTCATGAGGTAAAAGTTTTTGATCTTATTGAGGTGAATCTTATAAAATCTGAAGAGAATAAAGTTCTGATCAAAGGGAAAAATGTAGACGACATTAGTCTGGTAAACAAAAATGGGGTCTTAAAAATTAGAATGATTTTAGATAAAATATTTCATGGGGAAGATACTTTTGTAGAGGTGTATTATAAAGAGCTAAGTTTAATTGATGGAAATGAAGGGGCTAAAATAACTTCAAATGCGACTATTGAGCAAAATATGATTGAGCTTAAAACTCAAGAAGGCGCACAGATAAAAGTAGGGTTAGATGTAGATTATCTTAAGGTGCGCGCTGTTACGGGGGGTATTGTTGAAGCTTCAGGAATGGCAAAAAATCAAGAGGTAGTTTTAAATACAGGAGGTATCTTTGAAGGTAGAGAATTAAGAACAGAAATGGCAACGGTAAAAATTACAGCAGCAGGAGAAGCGGAAGTTTATGCTTCTAAAAAAATTGATATTAAAATTAAAGCTGGAGGTGACGTTAATGTTTATGGAAACCCAAAACAAGTAAATAAAAATATTTTTGCAGGGGGTAGAGTTCGGATTATGGAGTAA
- the rsgA gene encoding ribosome small subunit-dependent GTPase A, with the protein MQGVVYKSTGSWYTVKTQEGSFYECRIKGKFRIKGIKSTNPVSVGDNVTFEVETIGDETVGIINDIAIRRNYIIRKSVNLSKQTHIIAANLDQVFLMITLNNPPTSTSFIDRFLVTAEAYHIPAILLFNKIDTYNDEELDEIKYLAALYRSVGYTCMGISSTTGKNIEKVKEFMVGKTSMFSGHSGVGKSTLVNAVEPKLDLKTKKISVQHAQGQHTTTFAEMYDLDFGARIIDTPGIKGFGIVDMEKEEIGNYFPEFFALKQKCKFNNCLHIEEPKCAVKDALDNDEVAWSRYRSYVQMVKGEEENYRTDIYGEKK; encoded by the coding sequence ATGCAAGGAGTCGTATATAAATCTACTGGTAGTTGGTACACTGTAAAAACCCAAGAAGGTAGCTTTTACGAATGCAGAATTAAAGGAAAATTCAGGATTAAAGGAATTAAAAGTACCAATCCCGTTTCTGTCGGAGATAATGTAACTTTTGAGGTGGAAACTATTGGTGATGAAACTGTCGGAATTATTAACGATATAGCCATTCGTAGAAACTACATCATCCGTAAGTCAGTAAACTTATCAAAACAGACGCATATTATCGCTGCTAATTTGGATCAAGTTTTTCTTATGATTACGCTTAATAATCCGCCTACTTCTACAAGTTTTATAGATCGTTTTTTAGTAACAGCAGAGGCTTATCATATTCCGGCTATCTTATTGTTTAATAAGATAGATACCTATAATGACGAGGAGCTAGATGAAATTAAATATTTAGCGGCACTCTACCGTAGTGTTGGTTATACCTGTATGGGTATCTCTTCTACCACAGGAAAGAATATAGAAAAGGTAAAAGAGTTTATGGTGGGTAAAACCAGTATGTTTTCAGGGCATTCTGGGGTAGGAAAATCTACATTGGTAAATGCTGTAGAGCCCAAACTAGACTTAAAAACAAAAAAGATATCTGTACAGCATGCGCAAGGGCAGCATACGACAACATTTGCTGAAATGTACGATCTAGATTTTGGTGCTAGAATTATAGACACACCTGGGATTAAAGGTTTTGGTATTGTTGATATGGAAAAGGAAGAAATAGGAAATTATTTTCCCGAATTCTTCGCATTAAAACAAAAATGTAAATTTAATAATTGTTTGCATATAGAAGAACCTAAATGCGCTGTTAAAGATGCATTAGATAATGATGAGGTAGCATGGAGCAGGTACCGTAGCTATGTGCAAATGGTTAAGGGTGAAGAAGAAAATTACAGAACAGATATTTACGGAGAGAAAAAGTGA
- the dtd gene encoding D-aminoacyl-tRNA deacylase — MRAVVQRVTKASVSVNGVLISKINAGLLILLGIEDADNTDDIEWLSKKIANLRIFNDENEVMNKSLLDTEGDAIVVSQFTLHAAIKKGNRPSYIKAARPEVAIPLYEQFVLKLEQDLSRKVGTGVFGADMKVELLNDGPVTICIDTKNKE; from the coding sequence GTGAGAGCAGTAGTACAAAGAGTAACAAAAGCTAGTGTAAGCGTCAATGGGGTGTTAATCAGTAAGATTAATGCGGGATTACTTATTCTTTTAGGTATTGAAGACGCAGATAATACGGATGATATTGAATGGCTTTCTAAGAAAATAGCGAATCTTCGTATTTTTAATGATGAAAATGAGGTAATGAATAAATCACTTTTAGACACTGAAGGTGATGCTATTGTTGTGAGTCAGTTTACATTACACGCAGCTATAAAAAAAGGAAATCGCCCATCTTATATTAAAGCAGCAAGACCAGAAGTTGCTATACCACTTTACGAGCAGTTTGTTTTAAAGCTAGAGCAAGATTTAAGTAGGAAAGTAGGAACGGGAGTTTTTGGAGCCGATATGAAAGTAGAACTTTTAAATGACGGTCCGGTTACTATTTGTATTGATACAAAAAATAAAGAATAA
- a CDS encoding nucleotide pyrophosphohydrolase, whose product MNILDSQKAVDTWIKEHGVRYFNELTNMAQLTEEVGEVARIIARRYGEQSEKESDKNKDLGEELADVVFVVLCLANQTGIDLQQAFDKKLDLKTKRDHDRHHDNKKLK is encoded by the coding sequence ATGAATATTTTAGATTCACAAAAAGCCGTAGATACTTGGATAAAAGAACACGGTGTTCGTTATTTCAATGAACTTACTAATATGGCCCAATTAACCGAAGAGGTAGGAGAGGTAGCACGTATTATTGCGCGTAGATATGGAGAGCAAAGCGAAAAAGAATCTGATAAAAATAAAGACCTTGGTGAAGAATTGGCAGATGTTGTCTTTGTAGTTTTATGTTTAGCAAACCAAACAGGAATAGATTTGCAACAAGCTTTTGATAAAAAGTTAGATTTGAAAACAAAGCGTGATCACGATAGACATCATGACAATAAAAAATTGAAATAG
- the aroA gene encoding 3-phosphoshikimate 1-carboxyvinyltransferase, which produces MKVHLTPPESNHILANIKVTGSKSESNRILLLQALYSNIKIENVSNSDDAQVMAKGLAMVDGVVDIHHAGTAMRFLTAYFATQEGKDVVLTGSQRMTERPIKVLVAALKELGAEISYVKNEGYPPIKITGKKITKNKVSLPANISSQYISALLLTAPSLENGIALELIGKITSVPYIKMTLALLTQLGIENSFEGNSIKVSPKKAVENQTLIVESDWSSASYFYSIAALSEIGSKIGLSSYKHDSLQGDSVLAEVYKEFGVDTVFINNKIELHKVKEPQIKTLEWDLANAPDIAQTIAVTCFGLQMSCHLTGLHTLKIKETDRLEALDVELSKLGASISVTDKTLTLNAATSINADVAIATYNDHRMAMAFAPLALKTTIYINDAEVVSKSFPDFWTDMATLGIGVHEQ; this is translated from the coding sequence TTGAAAGTACATTTAACACCACCCGAGAGTAATCATATACTAGCAAACATTAAAGTTACAGGCTCTAAGAGCGAGTCTAATCGTATTTTGTTGTTGCAAGCTTTATATTCAAATATTAAGATAGAAAACGTATCTAATTCTGATGATGCCCAAGTAATGGCAAAAGGGTTAGCTATGGTAGACGGGGTGGTAGATATACATCATGCCGGTACAGCAATGCGTTTTTTAACTGCTTACTTTGCAACTCAAGAAGGGAAAGATGTTGTCCTAACTGGATCACAGCGTATGACAGAACGCCCAATTAAAGTTTTGGTAGCGGCTTTAAAAGAATTAGGTGCGGAAATTAGTTATGTAAAAAATGAAGGATATCCTCCTATAAAAATTACAGGAAAAAAAATTACTAAAAACAAAGTTTCTCTTCCTGCAAATATTAGTAGTCAGTATATTTCTGCATTGTTATTAACTGCGCCAAGTTTAGAAAACGGAATAGCTTTAGAATTAATAGGTAAAATTACTTCTGTTCCTTATATAAAAATGACATTGGCTCTTTTGACTCAATTGGGAATAGAAAATTCTTTCGAAGGAAATAGCATTAAAGTATCTCCAAAAAAAGCAGTTGAAAATCAAACCTTAATAGTAGAATCAGATTGGAGCTCTGCGTCCTATTTTTATAGTATCGCTGCCTTATCAGAAATAGGTTCTAAAATTGGTTTATCATCCTATAAACATGATAGTCTTCAAGGAGATAGTGTTTTAGCGGAAGTTTATAAGGAGTTTGGCGTGGATACAGTTTTTATAAATAATAAAATTGAACTTCATAAAGTAAAAGAACCACAAATTAAAACCTTAGAGTGGGACTTAGCAAATGCTCCCGATATTGCTCAAACAATTGCAGTGACCTGTTTTGGTTTGCAAATGTCTTGTCATTTAACGGGTTTACACACTTTAAAAATTAAAGAAACAGATAGATTAGAAGCCTTAGATGTAGAGCTGTCTAAATTAGGCGCTTCAATTTCTGTTACAGACAAAACCTTGACCTTAAATGCTGCAACGTCAATTAATGCAGATGTAGCAATAGCTACCTATAATGATCACCGAATGGCGATGGCTTTTGCTCCTTTGGCCTTAAAAACTACTATTTATATTAATGATGCAGAAGTAGTTTCTAAATCATTTCCTGATTTTTGGACAGACATGGCTACCTTAGGAATTGGCGTACACGAACAATAA
- the queA gene encoding tRNA preQ1(34) S-adenosylmethionine ribosyltransferase-isomerase QueA, with amino-acid sequence MKLSGFNFELPEELLAEYPAENRDESKLMVIHRETGKIEHKMFKDMINYFDEGDVMVLNNTKVFPARLYGNKEKTGARIEVFLLRELNEEQRLWDVLVDPARKIRIGNKLYFGDDDTLVAEVIDNTTSRGRTLRFLYDGSYTDFRRKLKELGDTPLPKYIKRETEAEDAERYQTIYAKHEGAVAAPTAGLHFSKHLLKRLEIKGIDFAELTLHVGLGTFNPVEVEDLSKHKMDSEELIIDEKTTEIVNNAKKNKKRICAIGTTAMRGLESGVSSQHTLNTFEGWTNKFIFPPYDFSIANCMVTNFHLPKSTLLMMVSAFMGHDLMKKAYKEAILEGYKFYSYGDAMLII; translated from the coding sequence ATGAAATTATCCGGATTTAATTTTGAATTACCAGAGGAGCTATTAGCAGAATACCCTGCAGAAAATAGAGACGAATCCAAATTGATGGTAATTCATAGAGAAACAGGTAAAATTGAGCATAAAATGTTCAAGGATATGATTAATTACTTCGATGAAGGTGATGTCATGGTGTTAAATAATACCAAAGTTTTTCCTGCTAGACTTTACGGAAATAAAGAGAAAACGGGTGCGCGTATTGAAGTATTTTTATTAAGAGAATTAAACGAAGAACAACGTCTTTGGGATGTTTTAGTAGATCCAGCACGTAAAATTCGTATCGGTAATAAATTGTATTTTGGTGATGATGATACTTTAGTAGCAGAAGTTATTGATAATACAACCTCAAGAGGTAGAACACTTCGTTTTTTATATGATGGTTCTTATACTGATTTTAGAAGAAAATTAAAAGAGCTAGGAGATACTCCACTACCAAAATATATCAAAAGAGAAACAGAAGCAGAAGATGCTGAGCGTTACCAAACTATTTATGCAAAGCATGAAGGTGCAGTAGCGGCACCAACAGCGGGCTTACACTTTTCTAAACATTTATTAAAGCGTTTAGAGATTAAAGGTATAGATTTTGCAGAATTAACGCTACATGTTGGTTTAGGTACTTTTAACCCAGTGGAGGTTGAAGATTTATCGAAACATAAAATGGATAGTGAAGAATTAATTATTGACGAGAAAACTACGGAAATAGTTAATAACGCTAAGAAAAATAAAAAACGTATTTGTGCTATAGGTACTACAGCAATGAGAGGTTTAGAGAGTGGTGTTTCTTCACAACATACCTTGAATACGTTTGAAGGTTGGACCAATAAATTTATTTTCCCTCCTTATGATTTTAGTATTGCAAACTGTATGGTAACCAATTTTCATTTACCAAAATCTACTTTATTGATGATGGTATCTGCATTTATGGGTCATGATTTAATGAAAAAAGCATACAAAGAAGCTATTTTAGAGGGGTATAAATTCTACTCTTATGGTGATGCAATGTTGATCATATAA
- the rlmN gene encoding 23S rRNA (adenine(2503)-C(2))-methyltransferase RlmN, with the protein MDTIKKKDIRALTKEQLREFFVTNGDKAFRGNQVYEWLWQKGAHSFEAMTNVSKETRDMLEQNFVINHIKVDVMQRSNDGTIKNAVRLHDDLIVESVLIPTKTRSTACVSSQVGCSLDCKFCATSRLKRMRNLNPDEIYDQVVAIDNESRLYFNRPLSNIVFMGMGEPLMNYNNVLKAIDMITSPEGLGMSPKRIVVSTSGVPKMIRKMADDEVKFKLAVSLHSAIDEIRTSIMPFNANFTLTDLRQSLQYWYAKTRSRITYEYVIWKGINDSQKDVDALVDFCKFAPSKVNLIEYNPIDDGEFQQASNAAIDMYVNTLEQHNIAVTVRRSRGKDIDAACGQLANKS; encoded by the coding sequence GTGGATACAATTAAAAAGAAAGACATACGCGCCTTAACCAAAGAACAATTGCGAGAGTTCTTCGTTACCAATGGTGATAAAGCCTTTAGGGGTAATCAGGTCTATGAATGGCTTTGGCAAAAAGGAGCACATTCTTTTGAAGCAATGACCAATGTTTCTAAAGAAACTAGAGATATGTTAGAGCAGAATTTTGTCATCAACCACATAAAGGTAGATGTCATGCAACGCAGTAATGATGGTACCATAAAAAATGCCGTTCGTTTACATGATGACTTAATTGTGGAGTCTGTTTTAATTCCCACAAAAACAAGATCAACGGCCTGTGTATCTAGTCAGGTGGGGTGTAGTTTGGATTGTAAATTCTGTGCTACATCACGCTTAAAGCGTATGCGGAACTTAAATCCTGATGAGATTTATGATCAAGTAGTGGCTATTGATAATGAAAGTAGATTGTATTTCAATCGTCCATTGAGCAATATTGTTTTTATGGGTATGGGAGAGCCTTTAATGAATTATAACAATGTGCTAAAGGCAATTGATATGATTACATCTCCAGAGGGTTTAGGGATGTCTCCTAAGCGTATTGTAGTTTCTACTTCGGGCGTGCCAAAAATGATTCGTAAAATGGCAGATGATGAGGTTAAATTTAAATTAGCTGTTTCATTACATTCTGCAATTGATGAAATTAGAACTTCAATCATGCCGTTTAATGCTAATTTTACCCTTACCGATTTAAGGCAATCACTACAGTATTGGTATGCAAAAACTAGAAGTAGAATTACCTATGAATATGTAATTTGGAAAGGTATTAATGACAGTCAGAAAGATGTAGATGCCTTGGTAGACTTTTGTAAGTTTGCTCCGTCTAAAGTAAATTTAATAGAATATAACCCTATTGATGATGGGGAGTTTCAGCAAGCTTCAAATGCCGCTATAGATATGTATGTGAATACTTTAGAGCAGCATAATATTGCTGTTACCGTACGTAGGTCTCGTGGAAAAGATATTGATGCGGCATGTGGTCAATTAGCAAATAAATCATAA
- a CDS encoding Lipl32 family lipoprotein: MKKKFIVSLAILLVGGLSATQAQKLKKFGSSVEKKIGPKTIKVPYTDVISYLGYAESGNEDEVKDNKKFYYIYVWVPLAAPELGVRMVSPTDGKTKGAIVSKEYTENASSKDYFDTYITLERSDIISSDGLTDSSAKGANWVTLERNDDSSEMPKQPSGSSYNSLLRYKSELGSPTKAITAGLYRVGFTTYKTGEVKGTFMAEVAAPIKLPGVVMAKTIEELNAKIAAE, encoded by the coding sequence ATGAAGAAAAAATTTATTGTATCGTTAGCTATTTTATTAGTTGGAGGGTTAAGCGCTACACAGGCTCAAAAATTGAAAAAATTTGGTAGTTCTGTAGAGAAAAAAATAGGACCAAAAACTATTAAAGTTCCTTATACGGATGTAATTTCTTATTTAGGATATGCTGAATCTGGCAATGAAGATGAAGTTAAAGACAATAAGAAGTTTTACTACATCTATGTATGGGTTCCTTTAGCTGCTCCTGAATTAGGCGTACGTATGGTTTCTCCTACTGACGGTAAAACTAAAGGTGCTATAGTATCTAAAGAATATACTGAAAACGCTAGTTCTAAAGATTACTTTGATACGTATATTACTTTAGAGCGTTCTGATATTATTTCTAGTGATGGACTTACAGATAGCAGTGCAAAAGGTGCTAATTGGGTTACTTTAGAACGTAATGATGATAGTTCTGAAATGCCTAAACAACCAAGTGGTAGCAGCTACAATTCATTATTAAGATACAAAAGTGAATTAGGAAGTCCTACAAAAGCAATTACTGCTGGATTATATAGAGTTGGTTTTACTACCTACAAAACAGGTGAAGTAAAAGGAACATTTATGGCTGAAGTTGCTGCTCCTATAAAATTACCAGGAGTAGTAATGGCTAAAACAATTGAGGAATTAAATGCTAAGATTGCAGCAGAGTAA